The following are encoded together in the Oncorhynchus masou masou isolate Uvic2021 chromosome 5, UVic_Omas_1.1, whole genome shotgun sequence genome:
- the LOC135539610 gene encoding tensin-2-like encodes MGCIHSIQHCSRKRCAPEPEGSPKVAVHNIPVEILQLAELGKGAVSHAFTEKSCRKKRPCEVCRQTINIPGAFCKECKTAVHKKCDAKQGSTKSLSHKKRIFLPRRKSGECAMERVMAKHYDFDLTYITERIISVFFLPDLEEQCYRGNLQEVAAMLKSKHQDKFLLLNLSEKRHDITRLNPKVEDFGWPDLHAPPLDKICAMCKAMETWLTSDPCNVVVLHCKGNKGRTGVIVAAYMHYSKISAGVDQALTTLAMRKFCEDKVSSSLQPSQNRYIYYFGGLLSGVIRMNSRPLFLHQVLIPSLPNFQAAGGGYYPFLKIYQSLQLVYTSGIYDPQGSRARKLCVTLEPALLLKGDIVVKCYHRRPRGSEREAVFRLQFHTCTVHGAQLWFGKGELDLACADDRFPPDATVECIFSYGPEKMKGREYRKNDPSVTVDYSTSDPVVRWDSYENFNLHHQDSIEDISHTRGPLDGSLYAQVKKRRGPGSVGASGASPNGCPPSSPTNKPPSQAQPQTQILSLSSDSGHSSTFEEPPPRPLPRLEKDKEEMDCFLRRIEGEGEEREWVRQRDRETAILDDRESVPDGGSRREQRSCCVQAGHGPRCQRCGEAPGWERVREREPCLANGHYMDRCNRTKGNPKSRTLPALPSQQPASPHPLSPHLDLCHRHSAHPLPELPWEPPPPPLPCLHHPCYPYPAPEHVHPHAHTLPASNRVFCSGEECQLFHYPAHAPLSPRVSHQSLPSSPYREMFFRPSAPPPGGCPCQDCTCRRGHQSASARAFHPLRPDQPQSPHWARGRDSELWDREAGLRRGREGPSQLWEAENLWEAEREAEIWQRSVGGMSSYRGHHSPLGQGHDPSVFLRGPNLPRYPSPHPLLDSPRGSSGYHTPQPLLHSCPCEPNQQVSPSESNGSRGYASGYQSGSASPLPPGGTNSGASPSEPPSDRQQQTDGHTGVSEVVQNSVGMEDSSSQGSLGQAEIDGQPACPTPLSDSDPDYTTITSSPAHSEDSEKKPDEEKMCDPTEGSTQSPPAGPQEPSQGPQLIESLSVAPMSEASASHSTTREPNSNSSTPETEWTLPNGHSTTPPTLVETQNQDDISSSKETIQMPNERVNPTGSRQVHIVSVHPPPATAEDGELKVVESETKGSSGTEMSTQAASVPSPKNSFGPVQVQLNGTALPSDSLLSEKGSGTSLTPCSSPSSVPPSPHLYIGSPERRPSPQPSPLAMDPAGRRLTHVSDSDPKPPSPVPDGYNTPTFPLASYYYPLLNVPHVPYTGYTAVTIPAAQPPLPEKRRLSSMPGSPNCYGSQSLLRASLGAIGPMGVSPQSSLLQVTFSPSVGELPPSVRRGLAHPGVREEVVESSKVNAKFVQDSSKFWYKPSISRDQAIAVLKDKDPGSFLIRDSNSFQGAYGLALKVASHPSNNVNNACLDSQAQLVRHFLIETGSRGVKIKGCQNESYFGSLSALVYQHSITPISLPCALCIPEKDLVGELQEMHSASNTSTAADLLKQGAACNVLYLNSVETESLTGPQAVSKATRCTLTQSPRPTATVVHFKVSTQGITLTDSQRRLFFRRHYPINSVTFSSVEPQDQRWTNFDKSSKVFGFVARRTGSASENVCHLFAEMDPEQPAVAIVNFINKVMLGPHQQRR; translated from the exons gcGTAAGAGTGGGGAGTGTGCGATGGAGAGAGTGATGGCGAAGCACTATGACTTTGACCTCACCTACATCACTGAGAGGATCATCTCTGTTTTCTTCCTGCCCGATCTGGAAGAACAATGTTACCGTGGCAACTTACAGGAAGTGGCTGCCATGCTCAAGTCCAAACACCAAGACAAGTTCCTG CTCTTAAACCTTTCTGAGAAGCGTCATGACATCACCAGACTCAACCCCAAG GTTGAAGACTTTGGTTGGCCAGACCTGCACGCCCCACCCCTGGACAAGATCTGTGCCATGTGTAAGGCCATGGAGACCTGGCTCACCTCTGACCCCTGCAACGTGGTCGTCCTGCACTGCAAG gGAAACAAGGGGAGGACGGGGGTCATCGTGGCGGCCTACATGCACTACAGCAAGATCTCCGCAGG AGTGGACCAGGCCCTGACCACTCTGGCCATGAGGAAGTTCTGCGAAGACAAAGTGTCCTCCTCGCTGCAGCCCTCTCAAAACAG gtatATCTACTACTTTGGGGGTCTGTTGTCGGGGGTGATCAGGATGAACAGCAGACCTCTGTTCCTCCACCAGGTCCTCATCCCCAGCCTGCCCAACTTCCAGGCAGCAGGAGGAG GTTACTATCCTTTCCTGAAGATCTACCAGTCTCTACAGCTGGTCTACACATCAGGCATCTA CGACCCCCAGGGCTCCAGGGCGAGAAAGCTGTGTGTGACACTCGAGCCGGCGCTACTGCTGAAGGGGGACATCGTG gtgaAGTGCTATCACCGGCGGCCGCGTGGCTCAGAGAGGGAGGCCGTGTTCAGGCTGCAGTTCCACACCTGTACGGTGCACGGAGCTCAGCTGTGGTTCGGCAAGGGAGAGCTAGACCTGGCCTGCGCAG ATGACCGGTTCCCTCCAGATGCCACAGTGGAGTGTATCTTCTCCTACGGCCCAGAGAAAATGAAAG GGCGAGAATACCGTAAGAATGACCCCTCTGTTACAGTGGACTACAGCACTTCagaccctgtggtgcgttgggaCTCATATGAGAACTTCAACCTTCACCACCAGGATAGCATTGAGG ACATCTCCCACACGCGGGGCCCCCTGGATGGTAGTCTGTACGCCCAGGTGAAGAAGCGTCGGGGCCCGGGCTCTGTGGGTGCTTCTGGGGCCTCTCCCAACGGATGCCCCCCAAGCAGCCCCACAAACAAGCCCCCTTCCCAGGCCCAGCCTCAAACCCAGATCCTTTCCCTCAGCTCCGACTCGGGGCACTCCTCCACCTTCGAGGAACCCCCCCCTCGCCCCCTGCCCCGTCTGGAGAAAGATAAGGAAGAGATGGACTGTTTCctgaggaggatagagggggaaggtgaagagagggaatgggtgaggcagagggacagggagaCGGCCATTTTGGATGACAGAGAGTCTGTGCCGGATGGAGGGTCAAGGCGGGAGCAGCGGTCATGTTGTGTTCAAGCTGGCCACGGTCCGAGATGTCAGAGGTGTGGGGAGGCACCGGGttgggagagggtgagagagagggagccatgCCTTGCAAATGGACATTACATGGACCGCTGTAACAGAACCAAGGGGAATCCAAAAAGCCGAACGCTTCCCGCCTTACCCTCCCAGCAGCCTGcgtctcctcaccctctctcgccCCACCTGGACTTGTGCCATCGCCATAGCGCCCATCCCCTGCCCGAGTTGCCGTGGGAACCCCCCCCGCCCcccttaccctgtctccatcacCCCTGCTACCCCTACCCCGCCCCTGAACACGTCCACCCACACGCCCACACCCTCCCAGCCTCCAATAGGGTCTTCTGCAGCGGGGAGGAATGTCAGCTCTTTCATTACCCCGCCCACGCCCCCCTTTCCCCTCGTGTCTCCCACCAATCGCTGCCCTCCAGTCCATATAGGGAGATGTTTTTCAGACCGTCGGCTCCTCCCCCTGGTGGCTGCCCATGTCAGGACTGCACCTGCAGGCGAGGGCACCAATCGGCTTCAGCCAGAGCCTTCCACCCGCTGCGCCCGGACCAACCACAGAGCCCACACTGGGCTCGAGGGAGGGACTCTGAGCTGTGGGACAGGGAGGCCGGGTTGAGGCGGGGGAGGGAAGGGCCTTCTCAGCTTTGGGAGGCGGAGAATCTATGGGAGGCGGAGCGAGAGGCAGAGATTTGGCAGCGTTCAGTGGGAGGGATGTCGTCCTATAGAGGCCATCACTCCCCTCTGGGTCAAGGTCACGACCCTTCTGTTTTCCTGCGAGGCCCTAACCTGCCTAGGTATCCCAGCCCCCACCCCCTCCTGGACAGCCCCCGTGGCAGCAGTGGGTACCacacccctcaacccctcctacACTCCTGCCCCTGCGAGCCCAACCAGCAGGTCTCTCCTTCGGAGAGCAACGGGAGCCGGGGGTACGCCTCAGGGTACCAGTCCGGGTCTGCCTCACCCCTGCCCCCTGGTGGCACAAACTCTGGTGCCTCCCCCTCGGAACCACCCAGCGACCGGCAGCAACAGACTGATGGACACACTG GTGTGTCAGAGGTGGTGCAGAACAGTGTGGGTATGGAGGACTCTTCTTCCCAGGGGTCATTGGGGCAAGCAGAGATTGATGGACAGCCCGCTTGCCCCACCCCCTTATCAGACTCTGATCCAGACTACACAACTATCACCAGCAGCCCTGCACACAGTGAAGACAG TGAGAAGAAGCCAGATGAAGAGAAGATGTGTGACCCCACCGAGGGTTCCACCCAGAGTCCTCCAGCAGGCCCCCAGGAGCCAAGTCAAGGGCCCCAGCTGATAGAGTCCCTCAGTGTGGCCCCAATGTCTGAAGCCTCAGCCTCCCACTCCACCACGCGGGAGCCTAACAGCAACAGTAGCACACCAGAAACCGAATGGACACTGCCAAATGGACACTCCACGACACCACCAACGTTGGTGGAGAcacaaaaccaagatgacatctCTTCTTCTAAAGAGACAATACAGATGCCGAATGAACGCGTAAACCCTACTGGCTCAAGGCAAGTGCACATTGTAAGTGTACATCCACCTCCAGCTACAGCTGAAGATGGAGAATTGAAGGTCGTAGAGAGTGAAACAAAGGGGTCTAGCGGAACTGAGATGTCCACTCAGGCCGCCTCCGTCCCGAGCCCAAAGAATTCCTTCGGCCCAGTCCAAGTGCAACTCAATGGCACCGCTCTCCCTAGTGACTCCCTCCTGTCAGAAAAGGGCAGTGGCACATCCCTGACCCCTTGTTCCAGCCCCagctctgtccctccctctccgcACCTTTACATTGGCTCCCCAGAGCGACGcccctcccctcagccctctccatTGGCCATGGACCCAGCTGGGCGAAGACTGACCCATGTGAGTGACAGTGACCCCAAACCCCCATCGCCTGTCCCAGATGGGTACAACACCCCAACCTTTCCCCTGGCGTCCTATTACTACCCTCTACTCAACGTGCCACACGTCCCCTACACGGGCTACACCGCCGTCACCATCCCCGCCGCCCAGCCCCCCCTCCCCGAAAAGAGGCGCCTGTCCTCCATGCCAGGGTCCCCCAATTGTTACGGCTCACAGTCTCTTCTCAGGGCCTCTCTGGGTGCCATAGGACCCATGGGGGTCTCTCCACAGTCCAGCCTCCTCCAGGTCACTTTCTCACCCTCGGTGGGGGAGCTGCCCCCATCTGTCAGACGAGGACTGGCACACCCTGGTGTcagagaggaggtggtggagagtAGCAAGGTCAATGCCAAGTTTGTCCAGGACAGCTCCAAGTTCTGGTACAAGCCTAGCATCTCAAGAGACCAAG CCATCGCTGTGTTGAAGGACAAGGATCCAGGGTCCTTCCTTATCCGGGACAGTAACTCCTTCCAAGGGGCCTACGGCCTGGCCCTCAAGGTGGCCAGCCATCCTTCAAACAACGTCAACAACGCTTGCC tcgaTTCTCAGGCGCAGCTAGTCAGACATTTCCTCATAGAGACGGGCTCACGGGGGGTCAAGATAAAGGGCTGTCAGAACGAGTCCTATTTCG GAAGTTTATCTGCCTTAGTGTaccagcactccatcactcctaTCTCCCTGCCATGTGCCTTGTGCATCCCAGAGAAAG ATCTGGTTGGAGAGCTGCAGGAGATGCATAGTGCCAGCAACACCAGTACTGCAGCAGACCTCCTCAAACAGGGTGCAG CCTGTAACGTACTCTACCTGAACTCCGTGGAGACAGAGTCACTGACCGGGCCTCAAGCTGTCTCCAAGGCGACCAGGTGCACTCTGACCCAGAGTCCTCGGCCCACAGCCACAGTGGTCCACTTCAAAGTGTCCACTCAGGGTATCACGCTGACCGACAGCCAGAGAAG ACTATTTTTCAGGAGACACTACCCCATCAACAGTGTGACCTTCAGCAGCGTGGAGCCTCAGGACCAGAG GTGGACTAATTTTGATAAGTCAAGCAA GGTGTTTGGTTTTGTGGCCAGGCGGACGGGCAGCGCATCCGAGAACGTGTGTCACCTTTTCGCTGAGATGGACCCGGAGCAGCCAGCTGTGGCCATCGTCAACTTTATCAACAAGGTCATGCTGGGGCCCCATCAGCAACGCAGATGA